One Candidatus Poribacteria bacterium genomic window, CGGCAGGTCGGTTTCCGCCGCCCGCGTTTCCAGTAAGTGTCGCAGATACGGCTCTACCCGGTCCCCGTTCGTGTCCGCGCGACGTAACATGCCTCGACATGCTTTGGGGCTCAAAGAGTACTGAGGCGGCACGTCCGTCTCCAAGATGTCCGACAATGTAGACTCTACGGCGTCGCTGGGGCACGCCGAAGTGCTGAGAGTCCAGTACTCGCCATGCGACGCCATACCGGAGTTCTTCCAGCCCTGAAAGGACTTCGGCAAAGTCCCGTCCGCCGTTTGACGATAGTAGACCGGGGACATTCTCGATGAGCACCCACTCTGGACGATGCGCCGCAAGAACTCGTTGGAACTCGAACCAGAGCCCTGATGCCGCTCCAGCCAGTCCTTTGCGGCGACCGGCAACTGACAAGTCTTGGCAGGGGAATCCACCGCAAACAAGGTCGGCTGTCGGCTCTCCACCGGTTATGTCCCTCACGTCCTTGTAAAGGGGAACCTTGAACTGCGCGGTCAAGACCTTCGCGCAGTTCGCGTCCGATTCGCATTGCCAGCGACACACCAGGCCCGCTCGTTCCAAGCCTAGATCGAATCCGCCGATGCCTGTGAACAGGCTGGCGAACGTCATGGCGGATGGAAACGGTGCGCGATGGGTCACGTCCGCGCTCCCTGGGAAGCGCTGTGTATCCACCAGATCACCATGTCTCGACCCCATCGCCGTCACTCCGGCGGTCGGCATTGCGCAGACGCGCCTCACAGGGCAGATTGCGGATGCCCCACTCTGCCCGTTCCATGTCTATCAGCCGCTCCCGGTTGAGACTCCAGTTCCGCGCAGACTCGACCTCGTTCATCAACGCCCGCATCTCGGCGAAGTGGTCGGCTTCAAACCTCGCCGATACCTTCACGACCCGCCCCGACCAGCGCGGACCATAATACCTGTCCTTAATCCGCACCAGGGTCACGAGCCCCCAGCGGTCAAGCTCGTCGGGGGCGATGACGCCTTTCGGGGCGAAGTAGTACCGATAGACGCCCATGCCGATTCCCAGGCGAGCCGCCTTGTGGCGGTCCGCTAGGAAGTCTTGCCGCGTCAGCTTCACCTCGATCAG contains:
- a CDS encoding DNA cytosine methyltransferase — translated: MTFASLFTGIGGFDLGLERAGLVCRWQCESDANCAKVLTAQFKVPLYKDVRDITGGEPTADLVCGGFPCQDLSVAGRRKGLAGAASGLWFEFQRVLAAHRPEWVLIENVPGLLSSNGGRDFAEVLSGLEELRYGVAWRVLDSQHFGVPQRRRRVYIVGHLGDGRAASVLFEPQSMSRHVTSRGHERGPGRAVSATLTGNAGGGNRPAGHRGELALVVSSPPVRRFTPAEWGRLQGFPDGWNDWLPDTTRYRQFGNAVTVPVAEWLGRRMLAASDRRTDGRWRRDMVTQQDGVAEDAYAVEQVSQAPRYSRRRT